A region from the Arthrobacter gengyunqii genome encodes:
- the alr gene encoding alanine racemase — MNDQQAPPAAERLALIDLAAVRHNVRHFVRLTSPARVMAIVKADAYGHGAEQVARAALEAGASWLGVAHITEALALRRAGISAPVLAWLHTVDSPFAEAVAANVDLGLSGWELESVVAAARELQVPARVHLKIDTGLGRNGCPEDKWEAFVGRALAYQEEGLLRVVGIFSHFSAADEPDRPETDKQLAKFRTAVAVAEDAGVDHEVRHIANTPAALSRPDSHFDMVRVGLGMYGLSPFPGQSPDELGLRPAMTLKTTIANCKEVPAGQGVSYGLRYTTQEPTTLALVPLGYADGVPRVGTGGPVWVDGNVYPVVGRIAMDQMVIDLNATGIAGTGKDLVGREAVLFGGVGMPSVDEWADACGSINYEIITRISSRVQRKYTDSEAAGE, encoded by the coding sequence GTGAACGACCAACAAGCACCTCCCGCCGCAGAACGCCTAGCCCTCATAGATCTGGCCGCCGTGCGGCACAACGTCCGTCATTTCGTACGGCTCACCAGCCCGGCCCGCGTGATGGCAATCGTCAAGGCTGATGCCTACGGGCACGGCGCGGAACAGGTGGCACGCGCGGCACTGGAAGCCGGAGCTTCCTGGCTCGGCGTCGCCCACATCACCGAAGCACTCGCGCTGCGAAGGGCCGGCATCTCAGCCCCGGTCCTGGCCTGGCTGCATACCGTGGACAGCCCCTTTGCCGAGGCAGTGGCCGCAAACGTTGACCTGGGATTGTCGGGATGGGAACTGGAATCCGTCGTGGCAGCTGCCCGTGAACTGCAGGTTCCGGCACGGGTGCACCTGAAAATCGACACCGGACTGGGCCGCAACGGCTGCCCGGAGGACAAGTGGGAGGCCTTCGTGGGCCGCGCCCTTGCGTACCAGGAAGAAGGGCTCCTGCGCGTTGTCGGGATTTTCTCCCATTTCTCCGCGGCGGATGAACCAGACCGGCCGGAGACCGACAAGCAGCTGGCGAAGTTCCGCACTGCCGTGGCTGTTGCCGAAGATGCCGGTGTGGATCATGAAGTGCGGCACATCGCGAACACTCCCGCAGCACTTTCCCGCCCTGATTCCCATTTCGACATGGTGCGGGTGGGTCTGGGCATGTACGGACTCTCACCCTTCCCCGGACAGTCCCCGGACGAGCTGGGCCTGCGCCCGGCCATGACACTGAAGACCACCATCGCCAACTGCAAGGAGGTTCCTGCCGGGCAGGGCGTTTCCTATGGGCTGCGCTACACCACGCAGGAGCCCACCACGCTTGCGCTGGTTCCGCTGGGCTATGCCGACGGCGTCCCCCGGGTTGGCACGGGCGGTCCGGTGTGGGTGGACGGCAACGTCTATCCGGTCGTGGGCCGGATTGCCATGGACCAAATGGTCATCGACCTCAACGCCACCGGCATTGCGGGAACGGGGAAGGACCTTGTGGGCCGGGAAGCGGTGCTCTTCGGCGGCGTGGGGATGCCCTCAGTGGATGAGTGGGCGGATGCCTGCGGCAGCATCAACTACGAGATCATCACCCGGATCAGCTCCCGCGTGCAACGGAAGTACACCGACTCCGAGGCGGCCGGAGAATGA
- the mgrA gene encoding L-glyceraldehyde 3-phosphate reductase: MTYIAAETRYDSMPYRRVGRSGLQLPAVSLGLWHNFGDDKSFEVQRAILRRAFDLGVTHFDLANNYGPPYGSAETNFGRHFKDDFRPYRDELVISSKAGYDMWPGPYGNWGSRKYLLASLDQSLERMGLDYVDIFYSHRPDPETPLEETMGALDTAVRSGRALYAGISSYSPEKTVEAARILREMGTPLLIHQPSYSMLNRWVEQGDPNLFSALEEVGAGSIAFSPLAQGLLTSKYLNGVPEDSRAAAGKSLEKSQLSEDNLRRVRALNDLAESRGQTLAQMAIAWVLRPQAGGGAITSALVGASSVRQLEDSLAAVNRLDFTPEELASIDEYAVDSNINLWASALDA; this comes from the coding sequence ATGACCTATATTGCCGCGGAAACCCGCTACGATTCGATGCCTTACCGCCGTGTTGGGCGCAGCGGACTGCAGCTGCCCGCTGTGTCCCTGGGCCTCTGGCACAACTTCGGTGATGACAAGAGTTTCGAAGTCCAGCGTGCCATCCTGCGCCGGGCCTTCGACCTGGGCGTCACCCATTTCGATCTGGCCAACAATTACGGCCCGCCGTACGGTTCAGCCGAAACCAACTTTGGACGCCACTTCAAGGACGATTTCCGGCCTTACCGGGATGAACTGGTGATCTCTTCCAAGGCCGGCTACGACATGTGGCCGGGGCCGTACGGCAACTGGGGATCCCGCAAGTACCTGCTGGCGAGCTTGGACCAGTCCCTGGAACGCATGGGGCTGGACTACGTCGACATTTTCTACAGCCACCGTCCCGATCCCGAGACGCCGCTGGAAGAGACCATGGGCGCCCTGGACACCGCAGTGCGCTCGGGACGTGCCCTGTACGCCGGCATCTCGTCCTACTCGCCGGAGAAGACCGTTGAAGCAGCGCGGATCCTGCGCGAAATGGGAACTCCGCTGCTGATCCACCAGCCCTCCTACTCGATGCTGAACCGCTGGGTCGAGCAGGGGGATCCCAACCTGTTCTCCGCATTGGAAGAGGTTGGAGCAGGTTCCATCGCCTTCAGCCCGCTGGCGCAGGGTCTGCTCACCAGCAAGTACCTGAACGGTGTGCCGGAAGATTCCCGGGCGGCAGCAGGAAAATCGCTGGAGAAGTCCCAGCTGTCGGAGGACAACCTCCGGCGGGTCCGGGCTCTCAATGATCTAGCCGAATCCCGTGGCCAGACCCTGGCCCAGATGGCCATCGCCTGGGTGCTGCGCCCGCAGGCCGGCGGCGGAGCCATCACGTCAGCCTTGGTGGGCGCTTCCAGCGTCCGGCAGCTTGAGGACAGCCTTGCCGCAGTAAACCGCCTCGACTTTACCCCCGAGGAATTGGCAAGCATCGACGAGTACGCGGTGGATTCCAACATTAATTTGTGGGCCTCCGCCCTGGACGCCTGA
- the treZ gene encoding malto-oligosyltrehalose trehalohydrolase, protein MRTNFEVWAPKASTMTLLADGRKLSMTRGENGWWHAQHAELTGDIDYGYLIDDAQTPVPDPRSRRQPEGVHALSRTFDPDEYQWHDADWKSPGLDGGAIYELHIGTFTPEGTLDAAIGKLDYLVDLGVRFVELLPVNAFNGTHNWGYDGVLWYAVQESYGGPEAYQRFVDAAHQAGLGVIQDVVYNHLGPSGNYLPLFGPYLTEGKANTWGDSVNLDGPLSDTVRQYIVDNVLMWFRDYHVDGLRLDAVHALHDERAVHILEEIAEETEKCARELGKPLFLIAESDLNDPRLISPRSLNGYGLDGQWSDDFHHAAHTNLTGENGGYYEDFDSLAALAKVLRDGFFHDGTFSSFRGRAHGRPLNKEAVNASQLVTCIQNHDQIGNRAAGDRLTASLGYPQLALGAVLNLMSPFTPMIFMGEEFGASTPWQFFTSHPEPELGKATAEGRLREFERMGWDPDTVPNPQDPSTFTNSKLDWSEAGEGDHAKLHDLYRQLLALRRDRPDLMDPDLRKVNVDFDEVGRWLVLQRGETVVVLNFAGDSREIPLPISSPQLLLETAPVELYEDGVQLPAYGAAVLAATNGRM, encoded by the coding sequence ATGAGGACCAATTTCGAGGTGTGGGCGCCCAAAGCCAGCACCATGACCCTGCTGGCAGACGGCCGCAAACTGTCCATGACCCGCGGCGAAAACGGTTGGTGGCACGCCCAGCACGCCGAACTCACCGGTGACATCGACTATGGGTACCTCATCGACGACGCGCAGACGCCGGTTCCGGATCCCCGGTCCCGGCGGCAGCCCGAGGGTGTCCACGCGTTGTCGCGCACTTTCGACCCTGACGAATACCAGTGGCACGATGCGGACTGGAAATCCCCCGGACTGGACGGCGGTGCCATCTACGAGCTGCACATTGGCACGTTCACGCCCGAGGGGACGCTGGACGCCGCCATCGGGAAGCTGGACTACCTGGTGGACCTGGGCGTGCGCTTCGTGGAGCTGTTGCCGGTGAACGCTTTCAACGGAACCCACAACTGGGGTTATGACGGTGTGCTCTGGTACGCGGTCCAGGAATCGTACGGCGGGCCCGAGGCCTACCAGCGGTTTGTCGATGCTGCGCACCAGGCCGGCCTTGGCGTGATCCAGGACGTCGTCTACAACCACCTCGGGCCCAGCGGCAATTACCTGCCGCTGTTCGGTCCGTACCTGACCGAAGGAAAAGCCAACACCTGGGGCGACTCGGTGAACCTGGACGGGCCGCTTTCCGACACCGTCCGGCAGTACATCGTGGACAACGTCCTGATGTGGTTCCGCGACTACCACGTGGACGGACTGCGCCTGGATGCCGTGCATGCACTGCACGACGAGCGGGCCGTCCACATCCTGGAAGAGATCGCGGAGGAGACGGAAAAGTGCGCGCGCGAACTCGGTAAGCCCCTGTTCCTGATCGCCGAATCGGACCTGAACGATCCCAGGCTGATCAGCCCGCGGAGCCTGAACGGCTACGGCCTGGACGGCCAGTGGTCGGACGACTTCCACCATGCCGCACATACCAATCTCACGGGCGAGAACGGCGGGTACTACGAGGACTTCGATTCCCTGGCGGCGCTGGCGAAAGTGCTTCGGGACGGATTCTTCCACGACGGCACGTTCTCTTCCTTCCGGGGCCGTGCCCATGGCCGTCCGCTCAACAAGGAGGCTGTGAACGCGAGTCAGCTTGTGACCTGCATTCAAAACCACGACCAGATCGGCAACCGTGCAGCAGGGGACAGACTCACTGCGAGCCTGGGCTATCCGCAGCTGGCGCTTGGCGCAGTGCTGAACCTGATGTCCCCGTTTACGCCGATGATCTTCATGGGCGAGGAGTTCGGCGCATCCACACCTTGGCAGTTCTTCACCTCCCATCCCGAGCCGGAGCTGGGCAAGGCCACAGCGGAAGGACGGTTGCGGGAGTTCGAACGCATGGGCTGGGACCCGGACACGGTGCCCAACCCGCAGGATCCGTCAACCTTCACCAACTCAAAGCTGGACTGGTCCGAGGCGGGGGAAGGCGACCATGCAAAGCTCCATGACCTCTACCGGCAGCTCCTGGCGCTTCGACGTGACCGCCCCGACCTCATGGATCCGGACCTTCGCAAGGTAAACGTGGACTTCGATGAAGTGGGACGGTGGCTGGTCCTGCAGCGGGGAGAAACCGTCGTCGTCCTGAATTTCGCGGGTGATTCCCGCGAGATTCCTCTTCCGATCAGCTCTCCGCAGCTGCTGCTGGAGACGGCACCCGTGGAGTTGTATGAAGACGGCGTGCAGCTGCCGGCCTACGGGGCTGCAGTGCTGGCGGCAACGAATGGCAGGATGTAA
- the treY gene encoding malto-oligosyltrehalose synthase, which produces MRTPLSTYRLQIRPSFTLFDAAELVPYLKDLGADWVYLSPILTAEPGSDHGYDVVDPTAVDPARGGAEGLKALSDAAHAAGMGVLVDIVPNHMGVATPSRNAWWWSLLLEGRRSRYADAFDVDWDAAGGKLRLPVLGDGDNELEQLKLVNDELHYYDNRYPVAPGTASEGDSAVDVHARQHYELVNWRRADNELNYRRFFGVNTLAGIRVEEPWVFDESHAEVRRWFDEGLVDGLRIDHPDGLADPKGYLSRLRELANGAYILVEKILEPGEKLPADWETEGTTGYDALADVDRLFVDSAGEQQLTALVPTEPYADMIHGTKRGIADHLLHSEVQRLVRLLPADSGLDPQTAADALAELLACFPVYRSYLPEGADYLTDAVIAATVRRPDLAAALATLHKLLNPLESGGTDAVSLQDLGELAVRFQQTSGMVMAKGVEDTAFYRFSRLTSLNEVGADPAHFAVAPFDLHTKLLRRQLEQPAAMTALTTHDTKRSEDTRARISVLSEIPDEWSDAFTALEALAPMGDAPMANLLWQAIIGAWPLSRERAHAYAEKASREASSSTTWTAPNTEFETRMHAAVDAAFDNPEVNALITSLVDRIRHAGYSNSLSAKLLQLTMPGVPDVYQGTEFWDRSLVDPDNRREVDYARRRETAAAFTDGTGAEAPDADEDAAAKLLVTMRALQLKRGRPELFSGYVPAAAEGPAAEHLFAFDRGGAVTAVTRLPVGLERAGGWRDTAVVLDAGTYRDVLTGRTRTSTGRLAAADLFDTYPVALLVREDGE; this is translated from the coding sequence ATGAGGACCCCGCTTTCCACCTACCGCCTGCAGATTCGGCCGTCATTCACCCTGTTTGACGCCGCCGAACTGGTCCCGTACCTCAAGGACCTGGGGGCCGACTGGGTGTACCTCTCACCGATCCTGACCGCTGAGCCGGGGTCGGACCACGGCTACGACGTGGTTGACCCGACGGCGGTGGATCCGGCCCGCGGCGGCGCCGAGGGGCTGAAAGCACTCTCCGATGCCGCTCACGCCGCCGGCATGGGCGTGCTGGTGGACATCGTGCCCAACCACATGGGTGTCGCCACTCCGTCGCGCAATGCCTGGTGGTGGTCGCTTCTGCTGGAAGGGCGCCGCTCGCGTTATGCCGACGCTTTCGACGTCGACTGGGATGCGGCAGGCGGAAAACTGCGCCTGCCCGTCCTGGGCGACGGCGACAACGAACTGGAGCAGCTGAAGCTGGTCAACGACGAGCTGCACTACTACGACAACCGATACCCGGTGGCGCCGGGAACGGCGTCCGAGGGCGATTCTGCCGTGGACGTCCACGCCCGCCAGCACTACGAACTGGTGAACTGGCGGCGGGCGGACAACGAGTTGAACTACCGCCGCTTCTTCGGCGTGAACACCCTTGCCGGCATCCGGGTGGAGGAGCCCTGGGTCTTCGACGAATCCCATGCCGAGGTTCGGCGCTGGTTTGATGAAGGACTCGTGGACGGGCTGCGGATCGACCACCCGGACGGGCTGGCTGATCCCAAGGGCTACCTGTCCCGGCTGCGCGAGCTCGCAAACGGCGCGTACATCTTGGTCGAAAAGATTCTGGAACCCGGCGAAAAGCTGCCGGCGGACTGGGAAACAGAAGGAACCACCGGATACGACGCGCTGGCCGACGTTGACCGCCTCTTCGTGGATTCGGCCGGCGAGCAACAGCTCACCGCCCTGGTGCCCACGGAGCCGTATGCGGACATGATCCACGGCACCAAGCGCGGCATCGCCGACCACCTGCTGCACTCCGAGGTCCAGCGCCTGGTGCGGCTGCTGCCGGCGGACTCCGGACTTGACCCGCAGACCGCCGCGGATGCGCTCGCCGAGCTCCTGGCCTGCTTTCCGGTCTACCGCAGCTACCTCCCCGAAGGGGCGGATTATCTGACCGATGCCGTCATTGCTGCCACGGTCCGCCGGCCCGATCTGGCGGCTGCCCTGGCAACCCTGCACAAGCTGCTGAATCCGTTGGAATCCGGTGGAACTGACGCCGTCTCGCTCCAGGACCTTGGCGAGCTGGCGGTGCGCTTCCAGCAGACTTCCGGCATGGTGATGGCCAAGGGCGTGGAAGACACCGCGTTCTACCGCTTTTCCCGCCTGACATCGCTGAACGAAGTGGGTGCCGACCCGGCGCATTTCGCCGTGGCACCGTTTGACCTTCATACGAAGCTTCTCCGCCGGCAGCTGGAGCAGCCGGCCGCCATGACCGCGCTGACGACGCATGACACCAAGCGCAGCGAAGACACCCGCGCCCGGATTTCGGTCCTCTCGGAGATACCCGACGAGTGGAGTGACGCCTTCACTGCCCTGGAGGCACTGGCCCCCATGGGAGACGCGCCGATGGCCAACCTGCTCTGGCAGGCGATCATCGGTGCCTGGCCGCTCAGCCGGGAACGGGCCCACGCCTACGCCGAGAAGGCTTCACGGGAAGCGTCAAGCAGCACCACCTGGACTGCACCCAACACCGAGTTCGAGACGAGGATGCACGCTGCCGTCGACGCCGCGTTCGACAACCCGGAAGTGAACGCCCTGATTACTTCCCTGGTGGACCGGATCCGTCACGCCGGATACTCGAACTCGCTGTCCGCCAAGCTCCTGCAGCTGACCATGCCGGGGGTACCGGACGTTTATCAGGGAACCGAATTCTGGGACCGTTCGCTGGTGGATCCGGATAACCGGCGCGAGGTGGATTACGCACGGCGCCGGGAGACGGCGGCGGCATTTACGGACGGCACTGGAGCGGAAGCGCCGGACGCTGACGAAGACGCGGCCGCCAAGCTGCTTGTCACCATGCGGGCGCTGCAGCTCAAACGCGGGCGCCCGGAGCTGTTCAGCGGCTACGTCCCGGCAGCGGCGGAGGGCCCGGCTGCAGAGCACCTCTTCGCCTTCGACCGGGGCGGAGCGGTTACCGCGGTAACCCGGCTTCCGGTGGGTCTCGAGCGTGCGGGCGGATGGCGGGACACCGCCGTCGTGCTCGATGCCGGAACCTACCGTGACGTGCTCACGGGCCGTACCCGCACGAGCACCGGCCGGCTGGCTGCTGCTGATCTGTTTGACACCTATCCGGTGGCACTGCTTGTTCGGGAGGACGGCGAATGA
- the glgX gene encoding glycogen debranching protein GlgX, with product MEVWPGDAYPLGATYDGNGTNFALYSEVAESVTLCLFDDDGAETCVRLTEVDAYVWHCYLPQVMPGQKYGYRVDGPNDPENGNRCNPNKLLLDPYAKAVAGEIDWDQALFGYNFGDENSRNDEDSAPHMMMGVVINPFFDWDGDRKPKIPYHQSVIYEAHVKGLTERHPEVPEEQRGTYAGVAHPAVIAHLQKLGVTAIELMPVHQFVNDSTLQDKGLSNYWGYNTIGFFAPQNTYSATGDDGQQVQEFKGMVRALHLAGIEVILDVVYNHTAEGNHMGPTLSFRGIDNQAYYRLVEDDKRYYMDYTGTGNSLNVGNPHSLQLLMDSLRYWVTEMHVDGFRFDLASTLAREFYDVDKLSTFFELVQQDPVVSQVKLIAEPWDIGPGGYQVGNFPPQWTEWNGKYRDTVRDFWRGEPSTLGEFASRITGSADLYESSARRPVASINFVTAHDGFTLRDLVSYNEKHNEANGEDNNDGESHNRSWNCGVEGPTDDPEVLSLRARQQRNFLATLLLSQGVPMIAHGDELGRTQEGNNNTYAQDSELSWIDWENMDTPLLEFTAAVNTLRAEHPTFRRRRFFDGRPVRRGEGEALPDIVWLAEDGSPMTQDDWDAPVSRSLGVFLNGQGIRGRNARGERITDVNFLLYFNAHDEAVKVSVPPREYAPMWDEVIDTAGEFADSGSIPADAKITIAAKSMVVLRAHEAEEEHDHSVAASLAALAGSKQHSGEAAV from the coding sequence ATGGAAGTTTGGCCGGGAGACGCCTATCCGCTGGGCGCTACCTACGACGGAAACGGCACCAACTTTGCGTTGTACAGCGAGGTGGCGGAGTCCGTCACGCTGTGTCTGTTCGACGACGACGGCGCCGAGACCTGCGTGCGCCTCACCGAGGTGGACGCTTATGTGTGGCACTGCTACCTGCCGCAGGTCATGCCGGGGCAGAAGTACGGCTACCGCGTTGACGGGCCCAATGATCCGGAGAACGGCAACCGCTGCAACCCGAACAAGCTGCTGCTGGACCCCTACGCGAAGGCCGTAGCCGGCGAGATTGACTGGGACCAGGCGCTGTTCGGCTACAACTTCGGCGACGAAAACTCACGCAATGACGAAGACTCCGCGCCGCACATGATGATGGGTGTCGTCATCAACCCCTTCTTCGACTGGGACGGCGACCGCAAGCCCAAGATCCCGTACCACCAGTCGGTCATCTATGAAGCCCACGTCAAGGGCCTCACCGAGCGTCACCCCGAGGTTCCCGAGGAACAGCGCGGCACCTATGCCGGCGTCGCGCACCCCGCCGTGATTGCACACCTGCAGAAGCTGGGCGTCACCGCCATCGAACTGATGCCGGTGCACCAGTTCGTCAACGACTCCACCCTGCAGGACAAGGGTCTGTCGAACTACTGGGGTTACAACACCATCGGATTCTTCGCGCCCCAGAACACCTACAGCGCCACCGGTGACGACGGCCAGCAGGTCCAGGAGTTCAAGGGCATGGTTCGTGCCCTGCACCTGGCCGGTATCGAAGTCATCCTCGACGTGGTCTACAACCACACAGCAGAGGGCAACCACATGGGCCCCACGCTGTCCTTCCGCGGCATCGACAACCAGGCGTACTACCGCCTTGTCGAAGACGACAAGCGCTACTACATGGACTACACGGGCACCGGCAACTCCCTGAACGTGGGAAACCCGCACTCGCTGCAGCTGCTCATGGATTCGCTGCGGTACTGGGTCACCGAAATGCACGTTGACGGTTTCCGCTTTGACCTCGCGTCCACCCTGGCCCGCGAGTTCTACGACGTGGACAAGCTCTCCACCTTCTTCGAACTGGTGCAGCAGGACCCGGTGGTTTCTCAGGTGAAGCTGATAGCCGAGCCCTGGGACATCGGACCCGGCGGTTATCAGGTGGGCAACTTCCCGCCGCAATGGACTGAATGGAACGGCAAGTACCGCGACACGGTGCGCGATTTCTGGCGCGGCGAGCCCTCCACCCTGGGTGAGTTTGCGTCCCGCATCACCGGATCCGCGGACCTTTACGAGTCCTCGGCCCGCCGCCCGGTGGCGTCCATCAACTTTGTCACCGCCCACGACGGCTTCACGCTGCGCGACCTTGTCTCCTACAACGAGAAGCACAACGAGGCCAACGGCGAAGACAACAACGACGGCGAATCACACAACCGCTCGTGGAACTGCGGGGTGGAAGGCCCCACGGATGATCCCGAGGTGCTGTCCCTGCGCGCCCGACAGCAGCGCAACTTCCTTGCCACGCTCCTGCTCTCGCAGGGAGTTCCCATGATTGCGCACGGTGATGAGCTGGGCCGCACCCAGGAGGGCAACAACAACACCTATGCCCAGGACTCCGAGCTGAGCTGGATCGACTGGGAGAACATGGACACTCCGCTGCTCGAATTCACAGCCGCGGTCAACACCCTGCGCGCCGAGCACCCCACGTTCCGGCGCCGCCGCTTCTTCGACGGCAGGCCGGTGCGCCGCGGTGAAGGCGAAGCGCTGCCGGATATCGTCTGGCTGGCCGAAGACGGAAGTCCGATGACCCAGGACGATTGGGACGCCCCCGTGAGCCGCTCCCTGGGAGTGTTCCTGAACGGGCAGGGAATCCGCGGACGCAACGCCCGCGGAGAGCGGATCACGGATGTGAACTTCCTGCTGTACTTCAACGCCCACGACGAGGCAGTCAAGGTCAGCGTTCCGCCGCGCGAGTATGCCCCCATGTGGGACGAGGTCATAGACACTGCCGGTGAATTCGCCGATTCCGGTTCCATTCCGGCAGACGCAAAGATCACCATCGCAGCCAAGTCCATGGTGGTCCTGCGCGCACATGAAGCGGAGGAGGAGCACGACCACTCCGTGGCAGCGTCCCTCGCGGCCCTGGCCGGATCCAAGCAGCACAGCGGCGAGGCGGCCGTATGA
- a CDS encoding bifunctional ADP-dependent NAD(P)H-hydrate dehydratase/NAD(P)H-hydrate epimerase: MISAYPGAAVRAAEKPLLDAGLGPALMQRAAYGLYAACAREVLARRGSLYGARVTVLAGSGNNGGDALYAGARLAGRGAGITAVLTSEAPHPEALAAFRARGGRTIQLSRAVAECARLCAESDLVIDGILGTGGKGGLRGPAAELARAFTGRISGRASGIDRRPLVIACDLPSGVDADTGQADGEHFTADLTVTFGAVKTGLMAGPGAVAAGRIECIDIGLGSLPGPALYRLESADVAQLLPVPRKTDQKYSRGVLGIAAGSATYPGAAVLATGAALATGVGMVRYLGPESVCRLINASHPEAVCATGTVSLVHVQAWLAGPGAGADEDQRRRALEAMASGLPAVIDADAISHVEPGLGPQVILTPHAGELTALLGRLGETATREQIEADPLRYARRAAELTGATVLLKGWATITAAPTGETYSQAEATPWLAAAGSGDTLSGILGSLLATDRSGRDTASEPAPGHYAELAAAATSIHGRAGTLTAQSGPVEPSMLPAAIRTVIGELKKGVVIDSV; the protein is encoded by the coding sequence CGGGCTGTACGCTGCCTGCGCCCGGGAGGTGCTGGCCAGGCGCGGTTCCCTCTACGGAGCGCGCGTCACGGTGCTGGCCGGATCCGGCAACAACGGCGGTGACGCCCTCTATGCCGGGGCGCGGCTGGCCGGCCGCGGCGCCGGAATCACGGCTGTCCTCACCTCGGAGGCTCCCCATCCGGAAGCCTTGGCTGCCTTTCGCGCCCGCGGCGGCAGAACCATCCAACTTTCCCGGGCCGTTGCCGAGTGCGCACGGCTTTGTGCTGAGTCCGATCTGGTGATTGACGGCATCCTGGGCACAGGAGGCAAAGGCGGACTGCGGGGTCCCGCGGCGGAACTGGCCCGGGCGTTCACCGGCCGCATCTCAGGCCGCGCATCCGGCATCGACCGCCGGCCGCTGGTGATTGCCTGCGACCTCCCCAGCGGTGTGGACGCAGACACGGGCCAGGCCGACGGCGAGCACTTCACGGCGGACCTCACGGTAACCTTCGGGGCGGTGAAAACCGGACTGATGGCCGGCCCCGGCGCGGTGGCCGCGGGCCGCATTGAATGCATCGACATTGGCCTGGGTTCCCTTCCTGGGCCCGCCCTCTACCGGCTCGAATCCGCCGACGTTGCGCAGCTGCTGCCGGTTCCGCGGAAAACGGACCAGAAGTACAGCCGCGGGGTTCTGGGCATAGCAGCGGGATCCGCAACGTACCCCGGCGCCGCAGTACTGGCAACTGGGGCGGCCCTGGCCACCGGCGTCGGCATGGTCCGCTACCTCGGCCCGGAATCCGTCTGCCGGTTGATCAATGCTTCCCATCCCGAAGCCGTCTGCGCCACCGGCACCGTATCCCTGGTCCATGTGCAGGCATGGCTGGCGGGCCCCGGAGCGGGAGCGGATGAAGACCAGCGGCGCCGGGCGCTCGAGGCCATGGCTTCCGGACTGCCCGCGGTCATCGATGCGGACGCCATTTCCCATGTGGAACCGGGCCTCGGACCGCAGGTGATCCTGACCCCGCATGCCGGAGAGCTCACGGCGCTCCTGGGCCGCCTGGGGGAAACAGCCACCCGGGAGCAAATTGAAGCCGACCCGCTGCGATATGCCCGGCGCGCAGCAGAACTGACCGGAGCCACCGTGCTGCTCAAGGGCTGGGCCACGATCACCGCCGCACCCACGGGAGAAACCTACAGCCAGGCCGAGGCCACTCCCTGGCTGGCCGCCGCCGGTTCCGGGGACACGCTTTCAGGCATCCTGGGCTCCCTGCTGGCCACCGACCGGTCCGGCCGGGACACCGCGTCTGAGCCGGCGCCGGGCCACTATGCCGAACTGGCCGCAGCTGCAACCAGCATCCATGGAAGGGCGGGAACACTCACCGCACAGTCGGGGCCGGTCGAACCCTCAATGCTTCCGGCCGCCATCCGGACCGTGATCGGCGAGCTGAAAAAGGGTGTGGTAATCGACTCCGTTTAA